AGTGCTTTCAATATTCGGCCGACTTGTTGATCGAGATGCGAAATCACGGCGTAGTAAACGGCCAAGTCCTCGCGGACATCTTTCGCGGTCCGAGGCAACGGCAGCAGCGATTCGTCGCGAGAGTTTTGGTTGCCGTGATCGAAGGGATGGGCCGCTCGAAAGTTTTTGGGCAGTGGCATCGTCGCGGGATCGTAGGCATCTTCGAAACCCGGCGGCATCAACAGCGGATCATGCGGCGCGGTGAAGTTCACGTGCATGAAAAATGGCTTGCCGTGCGGTTGCGCGATCAGTTTGATGGTCGCGTCGGCAAACTTCTCGCTGATGTCGCCCGTCAAACCGACGCCGAGTTCCGGATACTTTTCTCTGCCATCGCTCGATTGAAAGATCCAGCCGGTGTAGCCCGTGACAGGAGTTCCGTGAGCATCGACTTGATTCGGCTTCATCCATTTTCCGCCGCCGCTGCCGAAGAGTCCGGCCGTGTTCAGGTAGCCATAGTCGCTCGGTCTGCCCTTGTTGTGCCACTTGCCAACGTACGATGTTTCATAGCCGCCACGCTGCATCGTTTCGGCGAAGGAAACAAAGCCCGCCGGTGGTTTGCTGCCAAAATCCAAAACGCCGGTGCGGAATCCACAGCATCCGCTTAGAATTTCACCTCGGCTGGGAGTACAGATCGGGTTCGCACAAATCGCCCGAGTGAACACGCTGCCGCGTCGAACCAACGCATCCAAATTCGGTGTCTGAATCACATCGTTGCCAAGTGCCGCGATCGTGTCAGGTCGCTGATCGTCCGAAACGATCAACAAAACATTCGGCGGCGCAGCCTCGGACGTTTTGCCCGACACAAACGAAAGCATGGCCACCAGCAGGACGGCAACGAGCGTTTGAAGCATTTGTCGTTTTTGCATCGTGTGATTCGTGTAGGACCAAACGGAAAACAGGGGCGTGGATCACTCGGCCGATCCAACGCAATGATCGCGGAGCGATCAGCGACGATCGGGAGT
The nucleotide sequence above comes from Novipirellula caenicola. Encoded proteins:
- a CDS encoding sulfatase-like hydrolase/transferase, with the translated sequence MQKRQMLQTLVAVLLVAMLSFVSGKTSEAAPPNVLLIVSDDQRPDTIAALGNDVIQTPNLDALVRRGSVFTRAICANPICTPSRGEILSGCCGFRTGVLDFGSKPPAGFVSFAETMQRGGYETSYVGKWHNKGRPSDYGYLNTAGLFGSGGGKWMKPNQVDAHGTPVTGYTGWIFQSSDGREKYPELGVGLTGDISEKFADATIKLIAQPHGKPFFMHVNFTAPHDPLLMPPGFEDAYDPATMPLPKNFRAAHPFDHGNQNSRDESLLPLPRTAKDVREDLAVYYAVISHLDQQVGRILKALDDSGQRDNTIVIFTSDHGLAMGSHGLRGKQNMYEHTMNVPLLISVPGVPKNQRFDAQMVLRDLYPTVCDLVGIPVPNVPDVDGTLKPIDGRSVVPILRGEQEHVHEYVFGYFRNFQRMIRGERWKLIHYPQIDKWQLFDLHNDPDERNDLAEAPQHNQTKMQLQARLRQWQTEVGDPVVVDHSERN